The Kogia breviceps isolate mKogBre1 chromosome 16, mKogBre1 haplotype 1, whole genome shotgun sequence genome window below encodes:
- the CENPJ gene encoding centromere protein J isoform X4: MFLMSTSSELNSGQNFLTQWMTSPSRAGVILNRGFPILEAEEEKRANVNISTSFPIKPTDFSNSSSFISDEDSLHEEQKLEPNSPYKLQSDKSETQRVFPSTKEGTQIVACQHAPGHREDSRNECISDPVNEFKEVAYKDPLFKKLEQLKEVQQKKQEQLKRQQLEQLQRLMEEQEKLLTVVSGQHTLPGLTLVPDEQSQKYRSPGNSATVEKPTPFLPSCIYQNQTQEKKHTSSILSDEQNNFRRTTHQDFVLTSKSGASPNLFYEAQYQEAFVKKNDLKEENHNHPKGEGILPCSEKMMEQIQEGNNTNLQKIGDSSEVVNIEERPIKAALRERKQTFDDYLEEQIQLEEQERRQKQLREAEGSLLIKAKPKQPFLKRGEGLARFTNAKSKFQKGRENKLVTTQSISEDKPAFKLDKQQFQRKTALINKEMCTENLPVKKNGKARTKSGCVTLSQKPKVLKGNNRKSLSPAGLKMLAGKKSDGQFRGQINLEKKVESNNKENVPECTKLCDVGCKIWNKAPGKDRLSLSTGLASCVASKSPISETLKESESSLDVSLQKKLENWEREKEKENLELDEFLFLEQAADEISFSSNSSFVLKILEKDHQVCRGHRLSSTPVKAVQQEETATPDAISECDHHEDPERTKWGGEGEGEAAPKQPDSAASPDGSQEQPCKVSRKVFQMSTCENAARRDARGDEGDTDRGDSTDAEEQLDVTIKPSTEDKERGFSSREDSPQVCDGRGPFRDTRTQEEDKRRDVDLDLSDKDYSSDESIIIANLKNKASDSSRRHPSASKIDFDDERTWTDLEDDSFKHDVILGNEAVYGTPQTTYPNKSEICVLDKTIKRKVAPVKKGEDLNKSSRSTSPPPTSDLMMKFFPSLKPKSKSHSRLGNEPKLNINQDQPPGDNARSQVLREKVIELETEIEKFKAENTSLAKLRIERESALEKLRKEIADFEQQKAKELARIEEFKKEEVRKLQKERKVFEKYSTVARSFPDKKEREEIQVCRIFTLYSFLVMLSPPSPREALKQQIADLQEDSKRKEAKWSSTHGRLRSQIDMLVKENTDLREEIKVMERFRLDAWKKAEATENSTRTGPRVTASRRDGSMFCRVKSSGGGGGDGCAVV; the protein is encoded by the exons ATGTTCCTGATGTCAACCTCTTCAGAGTTAAACAGTGGGCAGAACTTCTTAACCCAGTGGATGACCAGTCCGTCTCGGGCTGGGGTCATATTAAATCGTGGATTTCCTATTTTGGAAGCAGAGGAAGAGAAGCGGGCAAATGTGAACATTTCTACCAGCTTTCCTATTAAACCCACAGATTTTTCAAATAGCTCCAGCTTTATAAGTGATGAAGATTCACTTCATGAAGAACAGAAGTTGGAGCCCAACAGCCCTTACAAGTTACAGTCAGATAAATCTGAAACACAGCGAGTCTTCCCTTCAACTAAAGAGGGCACACAAATAGTGGCATGTCAGCATGCTCCTGGACACAGGGAAGATAGCAGAAATGAATGTATTTCAGATCCTGTGAATGAATTCAAAGAAGTGGCTTATAAAgacccactttttaaaaagcttgaacAG ctgaaagaagtACAACAGAAGAAGCAGGAACAACTGAAGAGGCAACAGTTGGAGCAACTGCAGAGACTCATGGAGGAACAGGAGAAGCTGCTCACCGTGGTGTCTGGGCAGCATACACTCCCAG GTTTAACTCTAGTGCCTGATGAGCAGAGCCAGAAGTACAGATCTCCAGGAAattcagccactgtggagaaacCCACGCCCTTCTTACCATCATGTATCTACCAGAATCAAAcccaagaaaaaaaacacacttcCAGCATTTTATCCGATGAACAAAACAACTTCCGTAGAACTACTCATCAAGATTTCGTCTTaacttcaaaaagtggtgcttcTCCCAACTTGTTTTATGAGGCTCAATATCAAGAagcatttgtgaaaaaaaatgatttgaagGAAGAAAACCATAACCATCCTAAAG GAGAAGGTATTTTACCGTGTTCGGAGAAAATGATGGAACAGATTCAGGAAGGGAACAATACGAACTTACAAAAAATTGGTGATTCCTCAGAAGTGGTTAATATCGAAGAAAG GCCTATTAAAGCTGCTcttagagaaaggaaacaaacctTTGACGACTACTTAGAAGAACAGATTCAGTTGGAAGAACAAGAACGGAGACAAAAGCAGCTGAGG GAAGCAGAAGGATCCTTGCTaatcaaagcaaaaccaaaacaaccatTCTTAAAACGAGGAGAAGGTTTAGCTAGATTTACTAACGCTAAATCTAAGTTTCagaaggggagagaaaataaACTAGTCACTACTCAGAGCATTTCAGAGGACAAACCTGCGTTTAAATTAGATAAACAACAATTCCAGCGGAAAACTGctcttataaataaagaaatgtgtaCAGAGAACCTTCCTGTCAAGAAGAACGGTAAAGCCAGAACAAAGAGTGGTTGTGTCACACTCAGTCAGAAGCCAAAAGTGCTTAAGGGTAACAATAGGAAAAGTCTCTCCCCAGCAGGATTGAAGATGCTGGCAGGGAAGAAATCTGACGGGCAATTTAGAGGTCAgatcaatttagaaaaaaaggtagaatctaataataaagaaaatgtacccGAGTGTACAAAACTTTGTGATGTTGGTTGCAAAATCTGGAATAAGGCACCAGGTAAAGACAGACTTTCCCTTTCGACAGGGCTGGCCAGCTGTGTGGCTTCTAAGAGCCCAATAAGTGAGACTTTGAAAGAGTCAGAATCTTCTCTTGACGTTTCTCTGCAGAAAAAGTTAGAGAATTGGGAacgagaaaaggaaaaggaaaatttggaattagatgaatttttgtttttagaacaaGCTGCTGATGAAATATCGTTTTCTAGTAATTCCTCGTTTGTACTGAAGATCTTAGAGAAGGACCACCAGGTCTGTCGAGGTCACCGGCTGTCTTCTACTCCTGTCAAAGCCGTGCAGCAAGAGGAGACAGCAACACCGGATGCCATTAGTGAGTGTGACCACCATGAGGACCCAGAGCGTaccaagtggggaggggagggggagggggaggctgcgCCCAAACAGCCCGACTCAGCGGCCTCACCTGATGGGTCGCAGGAACAGCCCTGTAAGGTCAGCAGGAAAGTGTTCCAAATGAGCACTTGTGAGAATGCAGCTAGGCGGGATGCAAGGGGTGACGAAGGTGATACAGACCGTGGTGATAGCACTGATGCTGAGGAACAACTTGATGTCACCATAAAACCATCAACTGAGGATAAAGAAAGGGGTTTCAGCAGCAGAGAAGATAGTCCCCAAGTCTGTGATGGGAGGGGACCTTTCAGGGACACCAGGACTCAGGAAGAAGATAAGAGGAGAGATGTTGATTTAGATTTGTCTGATAAAGATTACAGTAGTGACGAGTCTATCATAATAGCAAACTTGAAAAATAAAGCTTCTGATTCCTCACGAAGACACCCATCTGCGAGTAAAATTGACTTTGATGATGAAAGAACCTGGACTGACCTTGAAGATGATTCATTTAAACATGATGTTATTCTTGGGAATGAAGCCGTTTATGGGACTCCCCAGACAACCTACCCTAATAAGAGTGAAATATGTGTACTggacaaaacaataaaaaggaaggtTGCACCAgtcaagaagggagaagacttgAATAAATCCAGTAGGAGCACAAGTCCTCCTCCTACCTCGGATCTGATGATGAAATTCTTCCCTTCTTTGAAACCAAAATCAAAATCACATTCACGCTTGGGAAATGAACCCAAGTTAAACATAAATCAAGACCAACCACCTG GTGACAATGCTCGATCTCAAGTTTTGAGAGAGAAAGTTATTGAAttggaaacagaaatagaaaaatttaaagctgAGAACACATCTTTAGCTAAACTTCGCATTGAACGAGAAAGTGCCTTGGAAAAACTCAG GAAAGAAATTGCTGACTTTGAACAACAGAAAGCAAAAGAATTGGCCCGAATAGAGGAGTTTAAAAAGGAGGAAGTGAGGAAATTACAAAAGGAACGCAAAGTTTTTGAAAAGTATTCTACAGTTGCGAGAAGTTTTCCGGATAAAAAAGAACGTGAAGAAATACAAGTATGTCGGATCTTTACATTATACTCAT